A part of Populus alba chromosome 8, ASM523922v2, whole genome shotgun sequence genomic DNA contains:
- the LOC118045195 gene encoding uncharacterized protein isoform X1, with translation MVFKDCVGGLKELRPLARLLLPLCFHWIAEEMTVSVLVDVVTSALCPGQTTCSEAIYISGLQQTVVGIFKMVVLPLLGQLADEYGRKPLLLITVSTSIFPFAVLAWNQSRGSVYVYYVLRTISFIISQGSIFCIAVAYAADIIEEGNRAAAFSWITGFFSASHVLGNLLARFLPEKYIFVVSIAFLIFSPVYMHFLLAETVERVPKRDRDSTFLTNIINVAHKRYESMRDAAAVVFESPTLRGISFVSFFYELGMSGISSVLLFYLKAVFGFNKNQYSEILSMVGIGAIFSQILVLPLLNPLVGEGGILSLALLASIAYGLLYGLAWASWVPYLSASFGAIYILVKPATYAIISKGSSSMNQGKTQGFVAGVQSIASFLSSLAMSPLTSWFLSSTAPFDCKGFSIIVASVSMMIALCFACLLKPDEKLSHDPEDEIEAPLLRES, from the exons ATGGTGTTTAAGGACTGTGTTGGCGGGTTGAAAGAGCTTAGGCCTTTAGCACGCTTGTTGTTGCCACTATGTTTTCATTGGATCGCCGAGGAAATGACTGTTTCTGTTCTTGTCGATGTTGTTACTTCTGCTTTGTGTCCTGGTCAGACTACATGCTCCGAGGCTATTTACATCAGTGGTCTCCAACAAACG GTGGTTGGAATTTTCAAGATGGTGGTATTACCACTCCTAGGCCAGCTTGCAGATGAATATGGGCGTAAACCGCTTCTCCTCATTACTGTATCAACATCCATATTCCCTTTTG CTGTGCTTGCCTGGAACCAATCGAGGGGATCTGTGTATGTGTACTATGTGCTCCGGacaatttcatttattataagTCAAGGAAGTATTTTCTGCATTGCTGTTGCTTACGCG GCAGATATTATCGAAGAAGGAAACAGGGCTGCAGCATTTAGTTGGATCACTGGTTTCTTTTCTGCTTCTCATGTCTTAGGCAATCTTCTGGCACGTTTTCTTCCTGAGAAATACATTTTTGTG GTTTCAATTGCTTTCTTGATCTTTAGTCCAGTTTATATGCATTTTCTTCTAGCTGAAACGGTTGAACGGGTTCCAAAGAGGGATCGAGATTCAACCTTCTTGACTAACATAATAAATGTTGCCCACAAAAGATACGAATCAATGAGAGATGCTGCAGCTGTAGTGTTTGAGAG CCCTACACTTAGAGGCATTTCGTTTGTTTCCTTCTTCTATGAGCTGGGAATGTCTGGCATCAGCTCAGTTTTACTC TTCTATCTGAAGGCAGTGTTTGGTTTTAACAAGAATCAATATTCGGAAATCCTGTCGATGGTAGGAATCGGTGCAATCTTTTCTCAG ATTTTGGTGCTTCCTCTTCTCAATCCATTGGTCGGAGAGGGAGGGATATTATCTCTAGCCTTACTTGCATCAATAGCTTAT GGTTTGCTCTATGGCCTGGCGTGGGCATCTTGG GTGCCATACTTGAGTGCCTCGTTTGGAGCCATTTATATCCTCGTGAAGCCTGCT ACTTATGCTATTATTTCCAAAGGTTCAAGCTCAATGAATCAG GGAAAAACACAGGGATTTGTTGCTGGTGTCCAGTCAATAGCAAGTTTCTTATCCTCTCTCGCGATGAGTCCATTGACTT CATGGTTCCTATCGAGCACTGCCCCTTTCGACTGTAAAGGTTTCAGCATTATAGTTGCTTCAGTGAGCATG ATGATTGCTTTATGCTTTGCTTGCCTTCTTAAGCCGGACGAAAAGTTGAGCCATGACCCGGAAGACGAAATCGAAGCTCCACTCCTACGTGAAAGTTAA
- the LOC118045195 gene encoding uncharacterized protein isoform X2 translates to MVVLPLLGQLADEYGRKPLLLITVSTSIFPFAVLAWNQSRGSVYVYYVLRTISFIISQGSIFCIAVAYAADIIEEGNRAAAFSWITGFFSASHVLGNLLARFLPEKYIFVVSIAFLIFSPVYMHFLLAETVERVPKRDRDSTFLTNIINVAHKRYESMRDAAAVVFESPTLRGISFVSFFYELGMSGISSVLLFYLKAVFGFNKNQYSEILSMVGIGAIFSQILVLPLLNPLVGEGGILSLALLASIAYGLLYGLAWASWVPYLSASFGAIYILVKPATYAIISKGSSSMNQGKTQGFVAGVQSIASFLSSLAMSPLTSWFLSSTAPFDCKGFSIIVASVSMMIALCFACLLKPDEKLSHDPEDEIEAPLLRES, encoded by the exons ATGGTGGTATTACCACTCCTAGGCCAGCTTGCAGATGAATATGGGCGTAAACCGCTTCTCCTCATTACTGTATCAACATCCATATTCCCTTTTG CTGTGCTTGCCTGGAACCAATCGAGGGGATCTGTGTATGTGTACTATGTGCTCCGGacaatttcatttattataagTCAAGGAAGTATTTTCTGCATTGCTGTTGCTTACGCG GCAGATATTATCGAAGAAGGAAACAGGGCTGCAGCATTTAGTTGGATCACTGGTTTCTTTTCTGCTTCTCATGTCTTAGGCAATCTTCTGGCACGTTTTCTTCCTGAGAAATACATTTTTGTG GTTTCAATTGCTTTCTTGATCTTTAGTCCAGTTTATATGCATTTTCTTCTAGCTGAAACGGTTGAACGGGTTCCAAAGAGGGATCGAGATTCAACCTTCTTGACTAACATAATAAATGTTGCCCACAAAAGATACGAATCAATGAGAGATGCTGCAGCTGTAGTGTTTGAGAG CCCTACACTTAGAGGCATTTCGTTTGTTTCCTTCTTCTATGAGCTGGGAATGTCTGGCATCAGCTCAGTTTTACTC TTCTATCTGAAGGCAGTGTTTGGTTTTAACAAGAATCAATATTCGGAAATCCTGTCGATGGTAGGAATCGGTGCAATCTTTTCTCAG ATTTTGGTGCTTCCTCTTCTCAATCCATTGGTCGGAGAGGGAGGGATATTATCTCTAGCCTTACTTGCATCAATAGCTTAT GGTTTGCTCTATGGCCTGGCGTGGGCATCTTGG GTGCCATACTTGAGTGCCTCGTTTGGAGCCATTTATATCCTCGTGAAGCCTGCT ACTTATGCTATTATTTCCAAAGGTTCAAGCTCAATGAATCAG GGAAAAACACAGGGATTTGTTGCTGGTGTCCAGTCAATAGCAAGTTTCTTATCCTCTCTCGCGATGAGTCCATTGACTT CATGGTTCCTATCGAGCACTGCCCCTTTCGACTGTAAAGGTTTCAGCATTATAGTTGCTTCAGTGAGCATG ATGATTGCTTTATGCTTTGCTTGCCTTCTTAAGCCGGACGAAAAGTTGAGCCATGACCCGGAAGACGAAATCGAAGCTCCACTCCTACGTGAAAGTTAA
- the LOC118045195 gene encoding uncharacterized protein isoform X3 yields MDICSEATHSLNLFEAVLAWNQSRGSVYVYYVLRTISFIISQGSIFCIAVAYAADIIEEGNRAAAFSWITGFFSASHVLGNLLARFLPEKYIFVVSIAFLIFSPVYMHFLLAETVERVPKRDRDSTFLTNIINVAHKRYESMRDAAAVVFESPTLRGISFVSFFYELGMSGISSVLLFYLKAVFGFNKNQYSEILSMVGIGAIFSQILVLPLLNPLVGEGGILSLALLASIAYGLLYGLAWASWVPYLSASFGAIYILVKPATYAIISKGSSSMNQGKTQGFVAGVQSIASFLSSLAMSPLTSWFLSSTAPFDCKGFSIIVASVSMMIALCFACLLKPDEKLSHDPEDEIEAPLLRES; encoded by the exons ATGGATATATGCAGCGAAGCAACACACAGTCTTAACTTATTTGAAG CTGTGCTTGCCTGGAACCAATCGAGGGGATCTGTGTATGTGTACTATGTGCTCCGGacaatttcatttattataagTCAAGGAAGTATTTTCTGCATTGCTGTTGCTTACGCG GCAGATATTATCGAAGAAGGAAACAGGGCTGCAGCATTTAGTTGGATCACTGGTTTCTTTTCTGCTTCTCATGTCTTAGGCAATCTTCTGGCACGTTTTCTTCCTGAGAAATACATTTTTGTG GTTTCAATTGCTTTCTTGATCTTTAGTCCAGTTTATATGCATTTTCTTCTAGCTGAAACGGTTGAACGGGTTCCAAAGAGGGATCGAGATTCAACCTTCTTGACTAACATAATAAATGTTGCCCACAAAAGATACGAATCAATGAGAGATGCTGCAGCTGTAGTGTTTGAGAG CCCTACACTTAGAGGCATTTCGTTTGTTTCCTTCTTCTATGAGCTGGGAATGTCTGGCATCAGCTCAGTTTTACTC TTCTATCTGAAGGCAGTGTTTGGTTTTAACAAGAATCAATATTCGGAAATCCTGTCGATGGTAGGAATCGGTGCAATCTTTTCTCAG ATTTTGGTGCTTCCTCTTCTCAATCCATTGGTCGGAGAGGGAGGGATATTATCTCTAGCCTTACTTGCATCAATAGCTTAT GGTTTGCTCTATGGCCTGGCGTGGGCATCTTGG GTGCCATACTTGAGTGCCTCGTTTGGAGCCATTTATATCCTCGTGAAGCCTGCT ACTTATGCTATTATTTCCAAAGGTTCAAGCTCAATGAATCAG GGAAAAACACAGGGATTTGTTGCTGGTGTCCAGTCAATAGCAAGTTTCTTATCCTCTCTCGCGATGAGTCCATTGACTT CATGGTTCCTATCGAGCACTGCCCCTTTCGACTGTAAAGGTTTCAGCATTATAGTTGCTTCAGTGAGCATG ATGATTGCTTTATGCTTTGCTTGCCTTCTTAAGCCGGACGAAAAGTTGAGCCATGACCCGGAAGACGAAATCGAAGCTCCACTCCTACGTGAAAGTTAA
- the LOC118045160 gene encoding organelle RRM domain-containing protein 1, chloroplastic, with amino-acid sequence METLSPSLSISSLTSISKKLPVKASSFKLYSPIKNKNHLKTLSLSSSSFISCISLSTKATTTSTCTPTSTKTNKHWMILMESPPKGVNSKPEIIDYYVKTLERVIGSEKDAQMCMYDSSCDTRFGFCCDVDEDASLELARLPGVISVRPDPDYNSAEKDYSLGVRLSTLSNPQIGSNLLFPAGNTKHWLVKIDKPAVGVVTKAQMVDYHAQILTKVMGNEKDAQMCIYHVSWQSNFGFCCELDEECAQELAGVPGVLSVQPDKNVESENKDYGGDHIINSADSSEASQITPVKTKKLFITGLSFYTSEKTLRAAFEGFGELVEVKIIMDKISKRSKGYAFVEYRTEEAASAALKEMNGKIINGWMIVVDVAKSNPPRYSRGQPRPTA; translated from the exons ATGGAAACACTCTCTCCTTCATTATCCATCTCCAGTCTCACCTCCATATCCAAGAAACTCCCGGTTAAAGCTTCAAGTTTCAAACTTTACAGCCCTATAAAGAACAAGAACCACTTAAAAACcctttctttatcttcttcttcattcatTTCTTGCATTTCTTTATCAACAAAAGCCACAACAACATCAACATGTACTCCAACTTCAACTAAAACTAACAAACACTGGATGATTCTAATGGAAAGTCCCCCAAAGGGTGTCAATTCAAAACCAGAAATCATTGATTACTACGTCAAGACTCTAGAGAGAGTAATAGGCAG TGAGAAGGATGCTCAAATGTGTATGTATGATTCTTCTTGTGACACTCGTTTTGGGTTTTGTTGCGATGTTGATGAAGATGCTTCCCTTGAACTTGCCA GGCTGCCTGGGGTTATATCAGTTAGGCCTGACCCGGATTATAATTCCGCGGAAAAAGATTATAGTTTAGGTGTCAGGTTGAGTACATTATCAAATCCACAAATTGGAAGCAATTTGTTGTTTCCTGCAGGGAATACAAAACATTGGCTGGTTAAAATTGATAAGCCAGCAGTTGGAGTTGTTACAAAGGCACAAATGGTTGATTATCATGCTCAAATTCTAACCAAGGTCATGGGAAA CGAGAAGGATGCTCAAATGTGTATATATCATGTTTCATGGCAATCGAATTTTGGGTTCTGTTGTGAACTTGACGAGGAATGTGCACAGGAACTAGCTG GTGTCCCTGGTGTTTTATCTGTTCAGCCAGATAAGAATGTTGAGTCAGAAAACAAGGATTATGGAG GCGATCACATAATCAATTCAGCAGATTCTTCAGAAGCAAGTCAGATAACTCctgtaaaaacaaagaaactttTTATTACTG GTCTGTCATTTTATACTTCTGAGAAAACCTTGCGCGCAGCATTTGAGGGCTTTGGTGAGCTTGTCGAAG ttaaaataataatggacAAGATTTCTAAGAGGTCCAAGGGATATGCATTTGTAGAGTACAGGACAGAGGAGGCTGCAAGTGCAGCCCTCAAGGAGATGAATGGCAAG ATCATCAATGGTTggatgattgttgttgatgttgcCAAAAGCAACCCACCAAGATACAGCAGGGGTCAACCAAGACCAACAGCctga
- the LOC118045159 gene encoding protein SUPPRESSOR OF K(+) TRANSPORT GROWTH DEFECT 1: MYCNFMEHGIEYAKQAVKEDDAGNFRKAFQLYMNALEYFQAQLKYEKNPQIEKTIRQKCMGYLRRAEEIRSVLDNGRCMPASNGDALVAARPKTSPKPKDGGRKGKEDPELAKLKEGLDSVIIREKPNVKWSDVAGLENAKLALQEAVILPVKFPQFFTGKRKPWRAFLLYGPPGTGKSYLAKAVATEADSTFFSVSSSDLVSKWMGESEKLVSNLFQMAHDNAPSIIFIDEIDSLCGQRGECNESEASRRIKTELLVQMQGIGNDDQKVLVLAATNTPYALDQAIRRRFDKRIYIPLPDLKARQHMFKVHLGDTPHDLTERDFEKLARKTEGFSGSDISVCVKDVLFEPVRKTRDAEYFIKSSGGMWVPCELQRGAVKTTLQELDAQGLASKVLPPPITRADFSKVLARQKPTVSKADLEVHERFTKEFGEEG, translated from the exons ATGTATTGCAATTTTATGGAGCATGGTATAGAGTACGCGAAACAGGCAGTCAAGGAGGATGATGCTGGAAACTTTAGGAAAGCTTTCCAGCTTTATATGAATGCATTGGAGTATTTTCAAGCACAACTGAAGTATGAGAAGAATCCACAGATTGAGAAAACAATTAGGCAAAAATGTATGGGGTATCTGAGAAGGGCGGAGGAGATCCGATCTGTTCTTGATAATGGTAGGTGTATGCCAGCGTCGAATGGTGATGCATTGGTTGCTGCACGGCCCAAGACCAGTCCAAAACCTAAGGATGGAGGTAGGAAGGGCAAGGAGGATCCAGAGCTAGCGAAGCTTAAGGAAGGGCTTGATTCTGTTATCATCAGGGAGAAGCCAAATGTGAAGTGGAGTGATGTGGCAGGTCTTGAGAATGCCAAACTGGCATTGCAGGAAGCTGTTATATTGCCTGTTAAGTTCCCACAGTTCTTCACTG GGAAGAGAAAACCATGGAGGGCATTTTTGTTATATGGTCCACCTGGCACAGGGAAGTCATACTTGGCAAAGGCTGTTGCAACAGAAGCTGACTCAACTTTCTTCAG TGTTTCTTCCTCAGACCTGGTTTCCAAATGGATGGGTGAAAGTGAGAAGCTAGTTTCAAATCTTTTCCAAATGGCTCATGATAATGCACCTTCCATCATTTTCATTGACGAAATAGATTCACTTTGTGGCCAACGGGGTGAATGTAATGAGAGTGAAGCATCTCGTCGCATCAAAACAGAACTCCTTGTGCAGATGCAG GGTATAGGGAATGATGATCAGAAGGTTCTTGTTCTTGCAGCCACAAATACTCCCTATGCACTGGATCAG GCTATCCGGCGGCGTTTTGACAAGAGAATATACATTCCTCTCCCGGATTTGAAGGCAAGGCAACACATGTTTAAG GTGCATCTTGGAGATACTCCTCATGATTTAACTGAAAGAGATTTTGAAAAGTTGGCTCGAAAAACAGAAGGTTTTTCAGGTTCAGATATTTCTGTTTGT GTTAAAGATGTGCTCTTTGAACCTGTTCGTAAAACCCGGGATGCGGAATATTTCATTAAATCCTCTGGTGGCATGTGGGTTCCTTGTGAACTACAACGAGGAGCTGTCAAGACTACACTACAAGAACTTGATGCACAAGGACTTGCTTCAAAG GTCCTTCCACCACCCATCACAAGAGCAGATTTCAGCAAAGTGCTTGCACGGCAGAAGCCAACAGTGAGTAAAGCTGATCTTGAGGTGCATGAGAGATTCACAAAGGAGTTTGGAGAAGAGGGCTGA